Genomic window (Cryptosporangium minutisporangium):
GCCCGGGTGCTCACCCACTGCTGGATGGACGCGTACCTGATCGGGCTGGTGCAGGAGGCTTCGCGCGCCGGGCGGCAGTACGAGTGGGTCGTCACCGAGACCCGCCCGTACCTGCAGGGCGCACGGCTCACCGCGCACACGCTCGCCGAGATGGGGCAGTCGCTGACGCTGGTCACCGACTCGACGGCGGCGTCGGTCCTGGCCGGTCAGTCGCGGCTGGGCCGACTCGACGCGCTGGTCACGGCCGCGGACCGGGTGACGATGGACGGGCACGTGATCAACAAGGTCGGGACGCTCGCCCACGCCGTGGCGGCCACCGCGTTCGACGTCCCGTTCTACGCGCTGGTGCTCGCCCCGGACCCCACCGCCGCCACCGCGTCCGACGTCGTGATCGAGGAGCGGGACGGCGCAGAGGTGCTGTCCACGCTGGGGGAGCGCACCGCGTCGCCGCTGGTCGAGCGCGGGTACTACCCGGCGTTCGACGTCACACCGCCCCGGTTCGTCCGGCGGATCGTCACCGACCGGGGCGTCTTCGAGCCGGCCCGGGTCGGCGAGTACCACGGCACCACCGAGAAGGAGCACCGTTCATGACCGCCCATCCACTCCCCACCTGGACCGCCCGGGTGGTCGTCCTCGACATCGAGGGCACCACCAGCGCCGCCGGCTTCGTGCAGGGCGACCTGTACGACTACGCCAGGCCGCGGCTCCGGCCGTGGATCGAGTCGCACGCGGACGACCCGGCGATCGCTGATGCGGTCGTGGCCATCCGCGCCGAGGGCGGGCTGGCCGAGACCGCCGACCTGGACGCCGTCCTCGCGGTGCTGCACGGCTGGATGGACAGCGACGTCAAGGCGACGCCGCTGAAGACGATCCAGGGCCAGATCTGGGCGGCCGGATTCGCCGCCGGGGAGTTGTCCTCGCACTTCTTCGACGACGTCGTCCCGCGGCTGCGGGAGTGGCACGGACGCGGAGTGCGGCTCGCGGTGTTCTCGTCCGGATCGGTGGCGAGCCAGGTCCCGTGGTTCCGGCACGCGGACGCCGGTGACCTGACGCCGATGATCGACGCGTACTTCGACACGGTCAGCGCCGGGAGCAAGCGGGAGGCCGGCTCGTACGAGAAGATCGCGTCCGCGCTCGGCGTCCCGGCAGGGGAGGCGCTGTTCCTCACCGACCTGCCCGCCGAGCTGGACGCCGCCCGTGCGGCCGGCTGGCAGGTGATCGGCGTCCGCCGGGAGGGCGAGCCGAACTACGCGGCCGACTTCGGCGACCACACGGTCGTCGACTCGTTCGCGGAGATCCACGTGGAGCCCGAGGCGGACGTGCGCGCCGAGGACGTCGCCGAGGACCGGGCATGACGGGCCCCGATTACCGCGTCGAGGCGCGCGGCGTCCTGGAAGCCGCCGGAAAGGCGCTGGCCGCGGAGTCGGCGCGGTTCGCCGGTATCGGGTGGATGCGTGGGACCTCCGGCAACCTCTCGATCGTGCTCAACCGGAACCCTCTGCGGCTCGCGGTCACCGTCAGCGGCCTCGACAAAGGTGAGCTGACCAGTGCGGACGTCGTCGTCGTGGACGAGTACGGCCGGGCGGTGGAGGAGCAACCCCGGCCCGACCTGATCCCGTCCGCCGAGGCCGAACTGCACGCGCGGGTCGCGTCGCTGTCGGGCGCGGGCGCGGTGGTGCACGTCCACGCGCTGCAGGCCGTGCTGGCCGGGCACTGGTGGCCGGACGGCATCGAGCTGCGCGACCTGGAGATGCTCAAGGGCATCGGGCGGCTCGCTCACGACGAGACCGTCGCGATCCCGGTGGTGCCGAACTCGCAGGACATGAAGGTGCTCGGGGACGACGTCGCGAAGGTCTTCGACCCCGGCGTGCCCGCGGTCGTCGTCGCTCGGCACGGCATGTACGCCTGGGGCCGGGACCTGCTCCAGGCCCGTCACCACACCGAGATCGTCGAGTTCCTGCTCCAGTTCAAGGTCGAGACCCGGTAGGCAGCAGCGCCGGGGTGGCCAGCAGGAGCAATCCGGCGACCCCGATCGCGGTGCGGGTGTCGCTGACGGAGGCGAGCAGTCCCCACAGGACGGTCGCCGCCGCGGTCAGCGCGTTCCGGGTGACCGACCAGGCCGAGAGCACCCGGGCGACGTAATCGGCGGCGGTGTGTTCCAGCCGGTACGCGGCGAGCACCGGGTTGAACACGCCGATGCTGGTGATCAGACCGAACTCGACGACCATGACGAAGACGAGCCCCGCCGTTCCCGGCCCGATGAACACCAGCGCGATCGGCCAGCACGCGCGGAGCGTGCCGGCGGTCAGCAGCACGGCCCGCTGCCCGTACCGGGCGACGAGCGGCCGGGCGAGCCGGGAGCCGATCAGCCCACCGAGGCACGGGACGCCGAACGCCAGCCCGTACTGCCAGGGCGCGAAGTCCAGCTCGGCGAGGAGTCGCACCGCCAGCAGCGGCGCGGTCGCCATGATCAGCGTGTTGACCAGCACTGTGTTGAGGAACAGCGGCCTGAGCCGAGGGTGGCCGAGCAGATAGCGCCAGCCCTCGGCGATCCCGGCGGCGCCGGGCGGGCCGGTGGCTGCGGTTCCCGATCGCGGATCGCGGCGATCCCGGTGGCGGAGAGCAGGTAGCTGACGCCGTTCAACACCACGGTGGTGAGCGGTCCGAACGCGCCGACCGACCAGCCTCCGAGCGGCGGGCCGAGCGCGGTCGCGGTCCACAGCGTCGACTCGAACCGGCTGCTGGCGGTGAGCAGGTCGGCGGGGCGGACGAGCGCTTTGAGGTAGGCGCCGCTCGCCGCCATGAACGCGATGTCCGACGCGGCTACCGCGATGGCCACGCCGACGAGGTGGCCGAACGTCAGGGCGTCGGTAGCGAACGCCAGTGGCAGCGACGCCAACGCCCCGAAGCGGACCAGGTCGGTGCCGATCATCACCGGACGCTTGCGCCGGAACTCGACCCACGGGCCGGACGGAAGCGCGATGAGCGCCCCCACGGCGGTTCCGGCGGCCGCGAGGAGCGAGATCTCCAGCGCGCTGCTGTCGAGCACGAGCAGTGCGATCAGCGGGAAGGCGTCCAGCGCGAGGTAGGTGCCTGCGGTGCTGGCCGCGTACGCCGTCCAGAGCAGGGTGAAGTTGCGTCCCATCGCCGGGGATGAGACAGCGGGTGGCGCAGCGGGAGCAAACAACCAGGCGTAGTCCGCGGTACAACCGCAGGTTGTACCGTGAGGTCCGTGCACCTGGACGCGGTACGGACGGTGGTGGCCGTCGCGGAGGCCGGCCAGTTCCGGGACGCCGCTCTCGACCTGGGCGTCACCCAGCAGGCGGTCTCCAAACGGATCGCCGCGGTCGAGACCGAACTCGGGGTACGGCTGTTCGTCCGGACTCCGCGCGGTGCGGAGTTGACGGCCGACGGGCAGGCATTCCTGCCGCACGCCCGGGAGGCGCTGGACGCGATGGCGCGCGCGATCGCGTCCGTGCGCACGGGCGGCCGGGCCCTGCGGATCGACGTCTTCGGTCGTCGGTTGGCCCCGGCGGACCTGCTGCAGGCGTTCCACCGCGCTCACCCGGACGTCGAGCTGGAGGTCGTGACGCTGCCGACCGCGGACAGGGCGGTCGAGGCCGTGCGGGCCGGTCGGGTCGACGCGGCGTTCCGAGCGGTGGCCGGTGCTCCGGACGGGCTGGTCGCCGTGCGGGTGTTGGACGAGCCACTGGAGCTGCTGACCGGACCGGACCACCCGCTCGCCGGCGCGGGCGAGCTGTCACCGACGGACTTGGCCGGCCACCGGATCTGGGTTCCCGGTCTCGTCGACGGAGCCGAGTGGACCGCGTACTACGCCGCGTTCGCCGCCGCGTTCGGGCTGACGATCGACGCGGACGGGCCGAACTTCGGCCGCGAGGACGCGCTCGACCGGGTGGGTGCGTCCGCCTCGCTGGCGACGATCGGCGGAGCGGGGCTGCGAGTGGACTGGAGCGCGCGTCCGACGTTGCGGCGGATCGTGTTGCGCCGCCCGACCCCGATCTACCCGTGGTCGCTGGTGTACCGGGCCGGCACCGTCCACCCCGGCCTCACCGCACTCCGAAAGCACCTCGGCTCTCCTCGGGTGCTCCCGGACTCGTGGACGCCGTGGCCGCCTTGACGTCGGCGAGGCGGCGGAAGACCTGGTGGGTGGGCGAACCCGGCTCGGCACAGTAGAAGATCAGCCGCTGACCGGTCTCCGGGATCTGGAGCACCTGGCACTCGAACTCCAGCTGCCCGAACAGCGGCGACACCACCGACTTGACGATCCGGCGCCGCTCCTCGACGTCGTGCGCCGCCCACATCTCCGCGAACCGGGCCGACGTGCCGAGCAGCTCAGTGACCAGCCCTTCGATACCCGGGTCGCCCGGGTACCGCGCGTAGGCGGCACGCAGGTCCGCGATCGTCGAGCGGGCGAACGCCTCCGCCGACTCCTCGTCCCAGTGCGGGTCGTCGTCCGGTCGGCGGAACATCCAGCGCACCATGTTCCGGTCGGCCTCCGGAACCAGCGAGAGGTCGCTGATGAAGTGGATCGCCAGGTCGTTCCACGCGAGCACGTCGTACTTCGCGTCGACCACGTAGGCGGGCACCTCGGACAGGCTCGCCAGCAGGTACCGAATAGCCGGGGTCAGCTCGCGCGCCGGGCGGATCACGGTCGGCGGGTTCTCGCCCGCGACCCGGAACAGGTAGTCGCGCTCGTCCCGGTTGAGCATCAGCGCGCGGGCGAGCGCGGAGAGCACCTGTCGGGACGGGTTCGGGCCGCGGCCCTGCTCCAGCCGGATGTAGTAGTCGATCGACATGCCGGCCAGCTGGGCGACCTCCTGCCGGCGCAGGCCCGGCGTGCGGCGTCGGATGCCATCGGGCAGGCCGACGCCGGCGGGCTTCAAGCGCGCCCGCCGGGCTCGCAGGAACGCGGCCACCTCGTCGCGCGAGTTCATTGCTCCAGCGTGCCGCAGGGGCCACGGCCGTGGGTGGTACCGCCGATACCAGGTTCTTCGGGTCTCTGTCGGCCGCGTCCGCCGCGGCGCAAGGTCGGGGCATGACACACATCGCTTTGATCACCGGCGCCAACAAGGGCATCGGCTACGAGACGGCCCGTCTGCTCGGTGAGCAGGGGATGACCGTGCTGCTCGGAGCCCGCGACGAAACACTGGGACAAAAGGCGGCCGAGACGCTGGGCGCGACCTTCGTCCAGCTCGACGTCACCGACGACGCGTCGATCCGGCGGGCGGCGGACTTCGTCGAGGCGGAGTACGGACGGCTCGACGTCCTGGTCAACAACGCCGGCATCATCGGCGACCTGGCCGAGGCCCGCGGGTTGCCGAGCGGCGTCACCCGGGAGGCGCTGCGCCAGGTCTTCGAGACGAACGTCTTCGGTGTGGTGGCGGTGACGAACGCGTTCCTCCCGCTGCTGCGCCGCGCGGACGCTGCCCGGATCGTGAACGTGTCCAGCGAAGTGGGGTCGGTCGCAACGGTCAGCGACCCGGAGAACCCGCTCTACCAGCTGGTCGGCATTCCGTACCCGGCGTCGAAGACGGCGCTGAACATGGTGACCGCGATGTACGCCAAGGAGCTGACGGACACCCCGATCAAGGTCAACGCGGCCAACCCCGGCTACTGCGCCACCGACCTCAACGGGCACGCCGGCTTCCGGACGCCCGAGCAGGGCGCGTCGGTGAGCGTCGCGCTGGCCACCCTGCCCGAGGACGGTCCGAGTGGTCAGCTGTGGGGTTCCCTGACGCTCGCCGGCGGGACCGACACGAACGGTGCGCTGCCCTGGTGAACCACGTTCTGCCCGCCCGATCCGCACTGCCCGCCTCGGAAACCGAGCTCCAGGCCGGAGCTCGCTGACTACTGTGGTGGAGGGGCGTCGGGACGGGGGCGCGGTCGTGGTCGAACGCAGCGTGTGGGTCAGCCACGCGGAGCACGATCACCCGTGGGCCGACGGGCTGGTCACCGCGCTGAACGCCACGGGTGTGCCCGTCGCCGGAACCACGTGGTGTGGTGGGCCGCTGCGCGCGTCTTTCACCGGTGTCGTTCTTCCGCTGCTGTCGCCCGACTACCTCAACAGCCCGGTCGCCGCCGCAGAGCTCACTCTCGCCGGGGACCTGGTCAGGAGCGGCTCGACGTGGCTCCAGCCCGTGCTGATACGTCGGGTTGTCGCTCCGCCGCTGCCCGACGGCTGCACGCCGATCGATCTGAGCAGCGTGCAACCGAGCGAGGTCGAGCAACGGCTGCGGAACGTCGTCGACCGGGTGCACGAGTTGCTGACCACGCCGCCGCAACCGCGGGCGACAGCGCGTCGTGGCGGCGTGGTCGGCCAGCTCCGGGCCACCCTGTTGGCGGCGCCCGAAGATCGGCCGCTCGCCGAGCAAGTCGCGCTGACTCTGCGGTCCGCCGGCCCGCTCGGAAGCCTCGCGTTGGTGCTCGTCGGGGACGATCGCGGAACACTGCGTGATCCGGGCCGAGTCCTGCTGATGTTGATCACCAGAGCTCTGATCAACTCCGGTGTGTTGGAGAGCCGACCGCTCCTCGCTGCGCTGCGGCGGCAACGCGGTGGCGCGCTCACCGTCCTGCCCGTCATCGGCGGCCCGGTCTCCTGGCACCAGTCGTCGATCCGTCACTTACCCCCGTTGCCACGTGGCGGGCGTCCGCTGACCAGTTGGGAGAGCCTCGACGAGGCGCTCCAGAGCGTCGCCCATGGAACTGCTCTGGCGTGCGCGGAGATCGAGCGTCGGTCGCGGGAAGCTCCACAGCCCGCCCCTCCCGAGGCCGTGCCTGATCGGCCCGTCCACCTGGTCGGCCAGGTGTTCCGGCGAAGTGGAACGCCGGAGCACACATTCGTCGAACCACCGGAGTTCCACCGGGTGACCTTGTCGCTCACCGAGCCAGGGCGAAGCGTCGTTTTCCAGGGCCCCTCCGGAATCGGCAAGACGACGCTGCTGGAACGGGCTACGGGTGCAGTCGGCTTCCACCTCGTCGACCTCGACGTCATCGCGGGCGAGGCGGTCGACGCAAGGCAGATACGGCGTATTCGCTCCGCCTCGACGCCAGTCGTGATCGACGATGCTCATCGCATCCCGGTGGAGGTGCGCGATCTCGTGGCAGCCGAGATCAAGGCCTGCGCCGACGCCGGGGGCCCTCGGAAATTAGTGCTGGTCGGCTCGTCCGGGGTTGCTACGTACTTGACGGCGAGCCGACCCGATTTGATCACTCGGCTCGACGTCTACTCCCTCGGGCGGGTCGACGACGAACGGATCCTCAGCCTGATCAGGCGAGGTGAGCAAGCACTCAACGTCTCGTTCACCCAGCGGGACGCGATCGTCCGTACCGCAGCCGGCAGCCTGCTGACCGCGCAGATGCTGTGCTGGGAGTTGGCAGCGTCCGCCGGAATCAGTGGCACGACCGCGATCCACACGTCGGTGAACACGGATATCGGGCTGGTCATCGAGCATGTGCTTCGCGTCTGCCAAGAGCGCTACGGGGCAGTCATCCGCGCGTTCGTCGCGCTGGACGGGCCGCGCAAGATCGGTTGCGCTCGACTGCTGGTGGCGTTGTCACAGACCGAGGACGGCGTGCTCCAGCTAACGGACTCGCCGTCGGCAAGGACAGTCCTCGACGCGGGTGACCGGTTCGCTCCCCACCTCTGGGTCGAGCGAGGTGCCGGACTTCTTCTTGCGGAAGACCCGCAACTGGTGTTCTACCTTCGCCGCCTGACGCTGGAGACGCTGGCGGCTATGGCTGGTAAGCGCGTCCCACAACCACGAGACCAAGTCCTGGTCTGGCACAGCGAGGCCGACGCCAGAATCTGGCGGGAACTCGCCGGCGAACTGGACGAAAACCTCGCGGTCGACGTCTGGAACGAGTCACGGATCGTGAGCGGCGATCGCTGGCGAAGTGAGTTCGCCGCCGCGCTCAGCAGGGCGACGGACGCGGTCGTGCTGGTGGGGCCGGGCTTGCTCGCGTGGCCCCAGGTGGAAGGTGGCGCGCTGCCGGGCCTACTGGCCGAGGCCGCTGACGACGGTTGTCACGTACGAGCCCTCGTGACTCGCCCTGGGCTCCCGGCGGACCATCCCTTCGTGCGCTACCTGCCGGTCGGTCCGCCGGTGAAGCCGCTGAGCATGCTCCGGCCGGCGATGCGTGGCGACGTGTGGCGACGGCTCGTCCGCGCGTTCGACTCAACCGGTCGGGCTGCGGCGACCGACGACCTAGCGCGCAGCGACGACCTACCATCGTGACGTGGGGAACGCGGATCTGACCCGCCGACACAGGAGCGCTCCGATCGATCGCGCGAGGTGGCGATGAAAGTCCAGCCACGACAGCAGCTGCTCGACATCTGGCACGGAGTCGCTCGGCACTCCTATGCGGATGGTGAGTGGCGATGGGGCTTTCGAGAGGGGCGGAACTCGGTCAGCGACGCCGAGCAGCTGCTCTGCCTGATGTATCCGGCAGCGGAGATCGCGTCGTTCAGTCTGGAACGGCCTGACCACACCTCCGACGACGTCCTCCATGCGCTGGCACGCCTCGGCAGTAGCGTCGAGATTCCCCGGACGCTGGTCTCGGCCCTGCTGGACTACATGCAGACTTACTCCCACGACGGAACACCGCTGTTTCCCGGGGGCAGCTACTTCGGGGCGGAAGATCCGGGCCGTGAGATCACCGAGGAGCAACGCGGTCTGGACGTGGTGGAGGCGTTTGCGAGCTCGATCCAGCTGTCGCTCGCCACGCTGGCGTTCGCGAAGGTGTTCCGGACCGTGATCACCCGGCGAGACCTTCTGGAGGCTGTGAACGACCTCGAGTCGCTGGCCGGGGCGCGGCTGAGCGCAGCCATGGTCGGTCTCCTGCGAAGCTTCAGCGTTCAGGTGTTCGAGTCCGGATCGCTGGCTGCCCAGTCGCTGGTCGGCATGCTCAACCAGGCGAACGAGCCGGAAGGACGCGTCACCGAGGCGCTGCGGGAATCGCTCGGTGAGGTTCGGGCCGGCCTACGAGATCTCTCGGTGGGGTCCGGTCACAGCGGGGTGGACCTCGACGATCCGACGCTTCTGTTCGAGTGCGGGTGGTCGTGGGGAATCGTCCGGGAGGCTCCTCGGATCGACACATCCGAACCGATCGGTTTTCAGCCGGAAGGGTTGGCGCCGAACACGCCCTACCTCTACTTCACGGTGAGCGCGCTGGAGAGCATCCGTGATCTCAGCTCGGAGCGCACTCGGTTGCTTGGTCTTCTCAACGAAGAGCAACAGCGGTTCGCCAACGCGCTCCAACTGCGGTGGGACCTCACCCAGCGGTACTGGGCGACGATAGCGACGTTCGGGGCGGGGCGATGGCCGATCGAAGACGTGCCGTGGCGCACCTCGGACGGTGAGGAGTCCGAGTACTTCACCCTGCTGGTCACGTCGATGGTCGCGCACAACTTCGAGCGGAGACGGGCGGGGGAGGCGGACCTCGCGCGAGTGACCCAGGTACTCGGCGAACTGGCCAGCCGCGGTCGGATCACCCGCCGAGCGCTCGCGGACGACACCGCGGTCATCCGGCTGCACGCGCCGGGGGTGGCGCTAGCCCTCCCGGGCAGCGAGAAGCTCGGGTCGTCACGGCTCACCTGGGTGGTGACTGACTATGCGGTGGTATTGCTGGGCCACCTGGCCCATCTCGCGCGCCAGTCCCGCAGCACTGAGCTGCGCGGTGAGATGCTGGAGTTGATCGACAGCACCTGGGAGCACCTGCATCAGCGCCGGATGACCAAGGCCGGTGGTGGGTCGCTCTGGGACGATCCGAGCGCGATCTTTCCAGGACTTCCGCCGCCGGTGAGCGAGAAGCCATCCTGGTACTACACCCAACGCGTCGTGAAGGCGCTGGTTCAACTGGCCCGCCTAGCCGCGAGCTCTCCGCTGCGAAGTGAGCGCTTGACCCAGTACGCGATGGACTTGTTGCTCGAGGCCGAGCACGCCTTCGACCAGGAGCTTCTGAACGGGTCGATGGAGGCCGGACCGTCGATGCAGTACAGCATGCGGCAAGTCCGCGCACGACTCCGCCGCGCGCGAAAGATCGTGCCGGAGCGTCCGGGCTCGGCGTCCGCGCTGGCCTTAGCGGTGCTGCGTGACCTGGATCTTCTCGTCGCAGCTCGGCAAGACGCAGGGATTGGGTAGTCGTGTTGGTGTTCGCAGCGTCCGACAAAGGAGGCACCGGCCGATCGGTGACCGGTTGCAACGTCGCTCTGCGGTGCGCGCTGGGCGGCGACGACGTCAGCTACGTCGATTTCGACTTCGGGTCGCCGACGTCGGGCGCGATCTTCGGGATCAACGAGGCGGCGCGCGGCGTGACCGGTGGACTGCACTCTTACCTGGTCGACCAGGTAGCTGAGCCGGCTCGGCTGGATGTCTGGTCGAGGTCCGACCGCGACGAAGTGCGCGACCGGCCGCGCGGGGCCGGTCAGCTCGTGCTGTTCCCGGGTGACGTCGGTGGCGGCGAGTTCCCGCGCACCGACGCCGTCGTCGAGCGGTGCGTGAACCTCTTCTTACGACTGGACGAGGAGTTCGACCTCAGCGTGGTGGACTTGAGCGCCGGACGGTCGTACGCGGTCGAGATCGTGCTGGCCGCGCTTCGCGCCCCGGCGCTGGCATCGGTTCCTTGGCGGTGGCTGATCTTCCACCGGTGGACCCGCCAGCACATCATCGCCGCCGCCGGCTTCCTCTACGGCCATCGGGGCCTTCTGGACAACGCCGAAGCCTGGGGACATGACCACCACCGGCTGCAGAACAACGTCCGGTTCGTGCGGACCGCCGTGGTCGATCCGGACTCGGAACAACTGGCGGGTCTGCGCCCGGCGCAGATCGCTTGGCTTCGAACGACGAACCGGGAACTGGCCGAATTGGCCGTCAGGCACCGGCTCGGGCGCAGCTCAACGCTCGGATCGGTACCGCACGAACCGGTTCTCCAGTGGCGGGAGCAGTTGCTCCTGGATGACGACGTCTGGGCTCGTCAGGTCGCCAACCAGGCCACCGTCGAGGCGTTCGAGGACCTCGCCAAGCGTCTCACCGACGATGCGAGCTGGGAGGGTCTGTGACGGCGTCTCTCACCCCGGCGAGCGCTCCCCGTCCAGTACCGCTCTCCCACCTCTCCGTCGAGTTGGCGCACGTCTCGCTGGAGGACTTCAAGGCCGACCAGACCGTATTGGTGTCGCACTTCCAGGCGGTGCGTCCTTGGGTGGAGGCTGCGATCCAAACCTACGCGCCGGTGCGGATACGGCCGCGGATCAGCACCTGCGTGCTCGTCGACGACTACTTCAACCGGTTCGACTCGCCCGCGGACGTGTTGCCGGCCGTGCTGGACGCCGCGAGAGCGGCCGGCCTGACCGTCGACTACCTGGCGCGCACGTCCGGCTGTGTACGAGCTGATGGCCTCGAGCTGGCGGCGCTGGTCCTGGATCGACTGGTTCCCGATCCGCCACCCGGTACCGACGGGTCACGGCCACCGATGACCGAATCGGGCTGGCTCAGCAACGGCCAGCGTTCGCCCGCCGACGTCGGTCAGGCGATGTCGGCTGCGCCGCAGTGGAGCCCGCCGGTGCAGAACTCGGCGCGGCGCGACTCGGTCTTCGTTGACCACTCGATCTTCGTCGACATCGAATTATGGGAGAGCGAGGGAGAGCGTCGGATCTGGTCGCGTTCGTTCCTCGCGGCAGTCTGGCAGCTTGTCCGTCTCGGGCTGCTGCGCTATGGCGATGAAGCGGTAATGGAGCCCCGCGCCTTCGACGGTGCCTGGCCCGACGACTGGGACGTCCTGCCGCCCCTGCTGCGCCTGGATCCACACGCCGCACCGTTCTGCGCTATTCGCACGTTCTCCGTGCGCGCGAATCGGTGGCTGGAAGTGGATCATGCCGTGCGTACGATCCTCGACCAGGTGTCGATCGATGAACGTGTTCTCGCGCTCGCCCTCGCTGGTAGCGCACGCCTCGCTGGCGAGGCGCTGTGGCTACCCGAGCGAATCGTCGACTGGGTCTCGTATGCCCATATCGGCTACGTCGATGGACCGGCGTGACATCCGGGCGCGCGGGGCGCCGCTCCTGATCGGCGAGGTCCGTACTGGTCTGTTGCAACACTCCACTCCGGTCTCGGCGGCCGACGCGACAACGCTGCTCGGGCTTCGCCGCGGGGAGGTGCCTCGGGTGCGAGCGGACACGGCGCCGAGCCGGATCGTCTCTGCACCGGGACTGATCGGCGTCGATTGTTGGATCACCTCCGGCCCGCAGACCAATCATCGGTTGGTGGGCACCGTGGTGGCGACCGCCACGCTCGTGGGAGGCCAGCTGTTACAGACGTCCTCGTCGGGCGCGATCACCGGAGGCCGCGGCCCACGGCGAGAAGTGTGGGCCCATTACCTGTTCCATCCCGGCCGGTTGGAGATCGTCGGCGGGGACCCGCACGGCTCGCAGCTCGCCGACGCGTTCGTGAACGCCGCCAATGGCGGACCCGACCTCGGTTCGATCGCCGACAACCTGATGAGTTCGGTGCAGCGCGCCTCGTTGCTCGATCGGCGGCCGTTCCTACGGGCGAGCCGAACGCAGCTGCGATGGGTGCTCGACCCGACGATCGACGCGTCGGAGAGCGTGGTCGCCTCCGCGCCCCGGCCGCACGCCGTCGCGCTGCAGGTGCGCTCCGAACGGGTGAGCGCAGCGGAGATCGCCGACCTGATGGAAGACCTCGCGATGCGGAACTGGCTTCTCGCTGCGGCTGAGGACCTGGCCGCTCGAGCGGCGACCGCCGACCGAACGGTCCGCACCCGAGAGCACCTACGTGCACTCTGGGGGCCGAGGGATCACCTCACGGACGCCGCCGGGGTGCTCTGGGCATCGGTTGACGAGCGTCTCGGGCTCACCCGGCGTTGGGTGCGGAGCACGGCGGCCAGCCGGCCGGTGCGCCCGACGAGGAAACTCCCGGTCCGGGAACCGTCGCCGAACGGGGGCGGCATCTTCATCAGTTACCACAGCGCGGACGCGGGCTACCTCGCTCGTCTGCTGGCCGTCCGGCTGCGGGAGACGATGCCGGGTCGCACGATCTTCCTCGACGTCAACGAGATTCCGCATGGTGCCGACGTCGAGCAAGCCATCGACACGGCGCTCGCCCGGACCAGCACCATGGTGGTGCTGGTCGGTCAGGCCTGGTCGGCGGGGCCTCTCGGCGAAGGACTCGGCTGGCTCACGACGAGTCTCGTGAGAGACGAGATCGCGGGTGCGTTCGCGCGAGGCATCAAGGTCGTGCCGGTGACGCTCGACGAGGCCAAGCTGCCGCGCCCCCACGAACTCCCGGAAGAGTTGGCCGCCTTCGGGCGCATCAACCCGATTCCGGTGCATTACCGGTCTCTGGATTCCGACCTATCCACTATCGTCGCCGCGATGGAGTGAAGTCCCGGCGAGGTTTTGCCCGTTCTGGGGTAGCGCATCGAGCTCGAGGAGCAGATCGCTGGCTAGCGCCGCTGCCGCCAC
Coding sequences:
- a CDS encoding LysR family transcriptional regulator → MHLDAVRTVVAVAEAGQFRDAALDLGVTQQAVSKRIAAVETELGVRLFVRTPRGAELTADGQAFLPHAREALDAMARAIASVRTGGRALRIDVFGRRLAPADLLQAFHRAHPDVELEVVTLPTADRAVEAVRAGRVDAAFRAVAGAPDGLVAVRVLDEPLELLTGPDHPLAGAGELSPTDLAGHRIWVPGLVDGAEWTAYYAAFAAAFGLTIDADGPNFGREDALDRVGASASLATIGGAGLRVDWSARPTLRRIVLRRPTPIYPWSLVYRAGTVHPGLTALRKHLGSPRVLPDSWTPWPP
- a CDS encoding methylthioribose-1-phosphate isomerase — translated: MRPVLDDSVRLTDEGVRILDRRVFPARQEWVLARSAAEVATAIREMVTQSSGPFYAGLAGLRLSARLHRGSSLEKALTALADDGQLLTVARPTNNHVRDAVREVLAAVDAAAPTSADQVAQIVEAEAAQLEAAYRGGSAELGRLTAGLLPDGARVLTHCWMDAYLIGLVQEASRAGRQYEWVVTETRPYLQGARLTAHTLAEMGQSLTLVTDSTAASVLAGQSRLGRLDALVTAADRVTMDGHVINKVGTLAHAVAATAFDVPFYALVLAPDPTAATASDVVIEERDGAEVLSTLGERTASPLVERGYYPAFDVTPPRFVRRIVTDRGVFEPARVGEYHGTTEKEHRS
- the mtnB gene encoding methylthioribulose 1-phosphate dehydratase — protein: MTGPDYRVEARGVLEAAGKALAAESARFAGIGWMRGTSGNLSIVLNRNPLRLAVTVSGLDKGELTSADVVVVDEYGRAVEEQPRPDLIPSAEAELHARVASLSGAGAVVHVHALQAVLAGHWWPDGIELRDLEMLKGIGRLAHDETVAIPVVPNSQDMKVLGDDVAKVFDPGVPAVVVARHGMYAWGRDLLQARHHTEIVEFLLQFKVETR
- the mtnC gene encoding acireductone synthase; the encoded protein is MTAHPLPTWTARVVVLDIEGTTSAAGFVQGDLYDYARPRLRPWIESHADDPAIADAVVAIRAEGGLAETADLDAVLAVLHGWMDSDVKATPLKTIQGQIWAAGFAAGELSSHFFDDVVPRLREWHGRGVRLAVFSSGSVASQVPWFRHADAGDLTPMIDAYFDTVSAGSKREAGSYEKIASALGVPAGEALFLTDLPAELDAARAAGWQVIGVRREGEPNYAADFGDHTVVDSFAEIHVEPEADVRAEDVAEDRA
- a CDS encoding helix-turn-helix transcriptional regulator, with protein sequence MNSRDEVAAFLRARRARLKPAGVGLPDGIRRRTPGLRRQEVAQLAGMSIDYYIRLEQGRGPNPSRQVLSALARALMLNRDERDYLFRVAGENPPTVIRPARELTPAIRYLLASLSEVPAYVVDAKYDVLAWNDLAIHFISDLSLVPEADRNMVRWMFRRPDDDPHWDEESAEAFARSTIADLRAAYARYPGDPGIEGLVTELLGTSARFAEMWAAHDVEERRRIVKSVVSPLFGQLEFECQVLQIPETGQRLIFYCAEPGSPTHQVFRRLADVKAATASTSPGAPEESRGAFGVR
- a CDS encoding SDR family oxidoreductase — protein: MTHIALITGANKGIGYETARLLGEQGMTVLLGARDETLGQKAAETLGATFVQLDVTDDASIRRAADFVEAEYGRLDVLVNNAGIIGDLAEARGLPSGVTREALRQVFETNVFGVVAVTNAFLPLLRRADAARIVNVSSEVGSVATVSDPENPLYQLVGIPYPASKTALNMVTAMYAKELTDTPIKVNAANPGYCATDLNGHAGFRTPEQGASVSVALATLPEDGPSGQLWGSLTLAGGTDTNGALPW